A genomic stretch from Bacterioplanes sanyensis includes:
- a CDS encoding putative bifunctional diguanylate cyclase/phosphodiesterase, protein MNNALAQTTTLRQQLASIVGAIPYGIIAVSEYGDVEIVNHPAVAMLGHKNKSPKDFVDDDIGLMIALAPDIYDKYERLILSSKRSSFIEPCRPTGLDTDLVVTCQKMLTGTLFVIEDRTERKALLYDLSHDFLTRLLNHQYFEIRLRLAVEKSKDNGACATFIFIDLDRFKLVDDIAGHAAGDDMLRRVAIALESCVSSQDVVARPGGDEFAVLVYNASTNQAKDIAHKMLKKVESLKLLCAGKVVDVSLSAGIAAVDSEQFEDIRLLVNAADAACRYAKNDAETRVHLIESDYREYRNYLQETNLNHVVNDAIANDEFYLVAQEIRSLNSDKRFSHYEILIRLKDEEGKNIAPNIFIPVAERSRVMAKNDRWVIQEAFSMMRPDMCLSINLSGQSFSDLTLVEFIVNMTDRYQVSPRSITFEITETAAIENIDKTKEFISALRKLGYKFSLDDFGTGLSSYQYLKDLPVDHIKIDGYFVKDIEADTISCAMVQSINDFVHKIGLKTIAEFVSSEGIEDKLKEMGVDYAQGFHVARPVPLADIVAA, encoded by the coding sequence ATGAATAATGCACTCGCTCAAACCACCACCTTACGTCAGCAGCTGGCCAGCATCGTCGGCGCCATTCCTTACGGCATTATTGCTGTCTCAGAATACGGTGATGTCGAAATAGTCAATCATCCGGCGGTGGCGATGCTGGGGCATAAAAACAAGAGCCCGAAGGACTTTGTTGATGATGACATTGGCCTGATGATCGCTCTGGCACCCGACATATACGACAAATACGAGCGTTTGATTCTGTCCAGTAAACGCAGCTCGTTTATCGAGCCATGTCGGCCAACCGGGTTGGACACGGACTTGGTGGTGACTTGCCAGAAAATGCTCACCGGCACGCTGTTTGTGATTGAGGACCGCACGGAGCGCAAGGCGCTGTTGTACGATTTGTCTCACGATTTTCTGACTCGCTTGCTTAATCATCAGTATTTTGAGATTCGTTTGCGCTTGGCAGTGGAAAAATCCAAAGACAACGGCGCCTGCGCCACGTTTATTTTTATCGACCTGGATCGTTTTAAGTTGGTCGATGACATTGCTGGCCATGCCGCTGGCGACGACATGTTAAGGCGAGTTGCCATCGCGCTAGAAAGCTGTGTGAGTTCACAAGACGTGGTCGCTCGGCCGGGTGGAGATGAATTTGCTGTTCTGGTCTACAACGCCAGCACCAATCAAGCCAAAGACATTGCCCACAAAATGCTGAAAAAAGTGGAATCGTTAAAGCTGTTGTGCGCCGGCAAGGTGGTCGATGTGAGCTTATCGGCTGGCATTGCGGCCGTCGACAGTGAGCAATTTGAAGACATCAGGTTGCTGGTCAATGCTGCCGATGCGGCTTGCCGTTACGCCAAAAACGATGCCGAGACGCGAGTGCACCTGATCGAGTCGGATTACCGCGAGTATCGTAATTATTTGCAGGAGACCAACCTCAATCATGTGGTCAACGATGCCATAGCTAACGATGAGTTTTATTTGGTCGCACAAGAAATCCGTTCGCTGAACAGCGATAAACGTTTCTCACACTATGAGATTCTTATCCGGCTAAAAGACGAAGAGGGCAAAAACATTGCGCCGAATATTTTTATACCGGTGGCGGAGCGCTCGCGGGTAATGGCAAAAAATGATCGCTGGGTTATTCAGGAAGCTTTCTCGATGATGCGCCCGGACATGTGTTTATCGATCAACCTATCCGGCCAATCCTTCTCCGATTTGACCCTGGTAGAATTCATTGTCAACATGACCGACCGCTACCAGGTATCGCCTCGCAGCATCACCTTTGAGATCACAGAAACGGCAGCGATTGAAAACATCGATAAAACCAAGGAGTTTATATCTGCGCTGCGAAAGCTTGGGTATAAGTTCTCACTGGACGACTTTGGCACCGGTCTGTCTTCTTATCAGTATTTAAAAGACCTACCGGTCGATCACATCAAGATTGACGGCTATTTCGTGAAAGACATCGAAGCAGACACTATCTCTTGTGCCATGGTGCAATCGATTAACGATTTCGTGCATAAAATTGGCCTAAAGACCATCGCCGAATTTGTCTCCAGCGAAGGCATAGAAGACAAGCTAAAAGAGATGGGCGTGGATTACGCGCAAGGCTTTCACGTTGCCAGACCTGTGCCTCTGGCTGACATTGTCGCCGCTTGA
- the pgsA gene encoding CDP-diacylglycerol--glycerol-3-phosphate 3-phosphatidyltransferase: protein MNLPNLLTLSRIVMIPLLVVCYYWAGPSGKLWAAGLFCLAAITDWFDGYLARRWNQTTPLGAFLDPVADKLIVSVALILLVESHASLWLTIPATIIVGREIVISALREWMAELGKRANIAVSNIGKIKTAMQMSAITLLLIAELHTWLDWVGLTLLYGAAVLTIWSMMVYLKAAWPHLSTQTEG, encoded by the coding sequence ATGAACCTGCCCAATCTGTTGACCCTGAGTCGTATTGTGATGATCCCCTTGCTGGTGGTGTGCTACTACTGGGCGGGGCCGTCCGGCAAGCTCTGGGCTGCAGGCTTGTTTTGTTTGGCCGCCATCACCGACTGGTTTGATGGTTATCTGGCGCGGCGCTGGAATCAAACCACGCCATTAGGGGCGTTCCTCGACCCGGTGGCTGATAAGCTGATCGTCTCCGTGGCACTAATTCTGTTGGTCGAATCCCATGCGTCGTTGTGGTTGACCATTCCGGCCACCATCATCGTCGGCCGCGAAATTGTCATCTCTGCGCTGCGCGAATGGATGGCCGAGCTGGGCAAGCGCGCCAATATCGCCGTCTCCAATATCGGCAAAATAAAAACCGCCATGCAAATGAGTGCCATCACTTTGCTGTTAATTGCAGAGCTGCATACCTGGCTGGACTGGGTCGGCCTGACGTTATTGTACGGAGCAGCGGTACTGACCATTTGGTCGATGATGGTGTACCTCAAGGCCGCTTGGCCGCACTTGTCGACGCAGACAGAAGGGTAA
- the uvrY gene encoding UvrY/SirA/GacA family response regulator transcription factor, with protein MIRVLVVDDHELVRSGISRLLSDSKGIEVVGQAASGEDAVQWVRNDAPDVILMDIHMPGIGGLEATRKILRAHPEVHVIAVTALDDNPYAARLMQAGASGYITKGADADEMIGAIIKVRSGQKYISPEIAQRMALKPFQQDQKSPFDELSEREMQIALMIVGCQKVADISEKLFLSPKTVNSYRYRIFDKLDISSDVELTLLAMRHGLVNPVS; from the coding sequence TTGATCAGGGTTCTTGTTGTTGACGATCACGAGCTGGTTCGCTCGGGAATTTCACGTCTGCTATCCGACAGCAAGGGAATTGAAGTAGTTGGGCAGGCTGCCAGTGGCGAAGATGCAGTGCAGTGGGTGCGCAATGACGCGCCGGATGTCATTTTGATGGATATTCATATGCCCGGCATTGGTGGTTTAGAGGCGACGCGTAAAATTTTACGCGCCCATCCGGAGGTGCACGTCATTGCGGTGACGGCACTGGACGACAACCCTTACGCAGCGCGTTTAATGCAAGCCGGTGCGTCGGGCTACATCACCAAAGGCGCCGATGCCGACGAAATGATCGGTGCCATCATCAAGGTGCGCTCCGGGCAGAAATACATCTCTCCTGAGATTGCCCAGCGCATGGCGCTAAAGCCGTTCCAGCAAGATCAAAAATCGCCGTTTGATGAGCTGTCTGAGCGTGAAATGCAGATCGCGTTAATGATAGTGGGCTGTCAAAAAGTGGCTGATATTAGCGAAAAGCTGTTTTTAAGTCCTAAAACCGTGAACAGCTACCGCTATCGGATTTTCGACAAGCTGGACATATCCAGCGATGTTGAACTGACGCTGCTGGCCATGCGCCACGGGCTGGTGAATCCAGTCAGCTAA
- a CDS encoding transporter substrate-binding domain-containing protein has protein sequence MIRWLLPLMLLHAFAHADDGRATDVNGADGHSTGARWSAEEQAFLAQHPVISVSNEMDWPPFDFVDDGAPSGYSIDVLEKISNILGIRFRYINGHDWATLYDMFEKREIDVIHPLYKTPEREQAGLFTTALYAGRHHFITLKDADAIESAEQLQGQTIAVIRGYATAEFMEQRYPDVDLHYTHSLEESLAAVTGGVALATIEIKDVARYALQQEGRESLRINSWFRDLDYTRDNNLYYAVRKDWPILRDLFNKALNRISVSEYEALRLKWFGSHLTTRIPLTPEEEAWLQSNPEITVSNEANYPPFNFSNGDQPQGYSVDILNLVADRIGVRLNYTPETTFEQLLQGFKDGDIDLLHSAAKTPEREKIALYSNSYITFRTRFATRTNVADIESFDDLNGKTVAAGKGWFQEEFIRTHYPGINLLLVDSAEDMLDAVASEEADATIMNEKTIAYLFSRVGYTGLKVSGWARELDNDRIQKYYFLTQPDAPVLNSLINKALGSLSTRDLEDARSKWFGSVSQGLPMVPISEAEADYLRAKGEITYCADPAWYPFEYIDEHGVQGLTRDYISLITQRTDMLVNLVRTESWVETIEALKDRRCDMALQIAETDSRLEFLDFTPPYLFFPQVVVTVNDAPFISGTKEVLDETIAAVAGYAIVEILKNKYPDMEIVEVANHEQGVRKVLEGEVFGFIDFLPSASRAISDYGAGSLKISGNLDEKISLSAGIRNDEPELTSLMSKAIESISDRQHRNIMDKWLTIKYEQSFDYSLLWKVLAVVAAVLLLFAYRSRQVAIHNKEVMAINAQLEDAIVVLKRTQSKLVESEKMTTLGRVLYGVAHELNTPLGVCLTACSMLQDDLESTAEASHRGGLSKSELRHYFADKEEVLKLIDSNLRRSAELVSVFKQLSPEEYGDELDEVNVLDFLTYVISRFSHLIQDKQIQVRYKVAEQLVIVTHPRALEVVLNQLINNVLDHAFNDASSDRQLTLSASLAGECVNIQLHDNGQGIDEEIIKKVFQPFYTTARTKGKTGLGLSIVHNLVVHRLNGSIEYAEGCPGEHDKGTCCLLTLPVSLTSGPT, from the coding sequence ATGATTCGATGGCTGTTGCCACTGATGTTGCTGCATGCCTTCGCTCATGCCGATGATGGTCGCGCTACTGACGTCAACGGTGCTGATGGCCATAGCACAGGCGCTCGCTGGAGCGCAGAAGAGCAGGCTTTTCTAGCGCAACATCCGGTGATCAGTGTATCCAATGAAATGGACTGGCCGCCTTTCGATTTTGTCGACGACGGCGCTCCGTCTGGCTACAGCATTGATGTCCTCGAAAAAATATCCAACATTCTTGGCATTCGTTTTCGTTACATCAACGGACATGACTGGGCGACCCTGTATGACATGTTCGAAAAGCGGGAAATTGATGTCATCCATCCCTTGTACAAAACCCCAGAACGAGAGCAAGCCGGACTCTTCACCACAGCGCTGTACGCAGGCCGGCATCATTTTATTACGCTAAAAGATGCAGACGCTATTGAGTCGGCTGAACAGTTACAAGGGCAGACCATTGCGGTCATTCGTGGCTACGCCACCGCCGAATTTATGGAGCAAAGATACCCCGACGTCGATCTGCATTACACACATAGCCTGGAGGAGTCACTTGCAGCCGTAACCGGCGGCGTTGCATTGGCAACCATCGAAATCAAGGACGTCGCGCGCTACGCGCTGCAGCAGGAGGGGCGAGAGAGCCTGCGAATCAATAGCTGGTTCCGAGATTTGGATTACACCCGAGACAACAATCTGTACTACGCCGTCCGCAAAGACTGGCCCATCCTGCGGGATTTGTTCAACAAAGCACTGAATAGGATCAGTGTGTCGGAGTACGAAGCACTGCGCCTCAAATGGTTTGGAAGCCATCTGACCACGCGAATACCGCTGACGCCGGAAGAAGAAGCCTGGTTACAGTCCAACCCGGAAATCACCGTCAGTAACGAGGCCAACTACCCACCGTTTAACTTTTCCAATGGCGACCAGCCGCAAGGCTACAGTGTCGATATTTTAAATCTGGTGGCAGATCGCATCGGCGTTCGATTGAACTACACACCGGAAACTACCTTTGAGCAGCTGCTGCAAGGATTTAAAGATGGTGACATCGATCTGCTTCATAGCGCTGCAAAAACGCCTGAGCGCGAAAAAATCGCGCTTTATTCCAACAGTTATATCACCTTCAGAACCCGCTTCGCGACCCGTACCAATGTTGCAGACATCGAAAGCTTTGACGATCTGAATGGTAAAACCGTAGCGGCGGGGAAAGGGTGGTTTCAGGAGGAGTTTATCCGCACGCATTATCCCGGCATCAATTTGTTGTTGGTTGACAGTGCCGAGGACATGCTCGATGCCGTGGCATCGGAAGAGGCAGACGCCACTATTATGAATGAAAAAACCATTGCGTACTTGTTTTCCCGTGTCGGCTACACCGGGCTGAAGGTGTCCGGATGGGCGCGCGAACTGGACAATGATCGAATCCAAAAGTACTACTTTCTAACCCAGCCCGATGCCCCGGTTTTAAATAGCCTGATCAACAAGGCGTTGGGTTCATTAAGCACCCGCGACCTTGAAGATGCGCGTAGCAAATGGTTTGGCAGCGTCAGTCAGGGCCTGCCAATGGTGCCGATCAGCGAAGCAGAGGCTGATTATCTGCGAGCTAAAGGGGAAATCACTTATTGCGCTGACCCGGCTTGGTATCCGTTTGAATACATCGATGAACACGGCGTCCAAGGGCTCACTCGCGACTACATCAGTCTCATTACGCAACGCACAGACATGCTGGTAAATCTGGTACGAACCGAATCCTGGGTTGAGACCATTGAAGCGCTAAAGGATCGTCGCTGCGATATGGCCTTGCAAATTGCCGAAACCGACAGCCGGCTAGAGTTTCTTGATTTTACACCGCCCTATTTGTTTTTCCCCCAAGTGGTGGTCACTGTAAACGATGCGCCGTTTATCAGTGGCACCAAGGAAGTGCTGGACGAAACAATAGCCGCGGTCGCTGGGTATGCCATCGTTGAGATTCTAAAAAATAAGTACCCGGATATGGAGATTGTCGAGGTTGCCAATCATGAACAAGGGGTAAGGAAAGTTCTGGAAGGTGAGGTGTTTGGATTTATTGACTTCTTACCATCCGCGAGTCGGGCAATTTCAGATTATGGCGCTGGCTCGTTAAAAATATCCGGCAATTTGGATGAGAAAATCTCTCTCAGTGCTGGTATCCGAAACGACGAACCAGAGCTTACATCGCTCATGAGCAAAGCCATCGAGTCCATTTCTGATCGCCAACACAGAAACATCATGGACAAATGGCTCACCATCAAATACGAGCAAAGCTTTGATTATTCTTTGTTGTGGAAAGTGTTGGCGGTCGTGGCGGCCGTGCTGCTGCTGTTCGCCTACCGTAGCCGACAAGTCGCCATTCACAACAAGGAAGTGATGGCCATCAACGCTCAGCTAGAAGACGCCATCGTGGTGCTAAAAAGAACCCAGAGCAAACTGGTCGAAAGCGAGAAAATGACCACCCTTGGCAGAGTGTTATACGGCGTTGCGCACGAACTCAATACGCCGTTGGGCGTCTGTTTGACTGCCTGCTCCATGCTGCAAGATGACCTGGAATCCACGGCAGAAGCGTCTCATCGAGGCGGCTTATCCAAATCCGAACTGAGGCATTACTTTGCCGACAAGGAAGAGGTATTGAAGCTCATTGACAGCAACCTGCGCCGCTCAGCGGAATTGGTGTCGGTGTTTAAACAGCTATCGCCAGAGGAATATGGCGATGAGCTAGATGAAGTCAATGTGCTCGATTTTCTGACGTATGTGATTTCTCGCTTTAGCCATCTGATTCAGGACAAACAGATTCAAGTCCGCTATAAGGTGGCGGAACAGCTCGTCATCGTGACCCATCCGCGTGCGCTGGAAGTGGTGCTAAATCAGCTCATCAACAACGTGCTGGACCATGCATTTAATGACGCCAGCAGTGATCGGCAGCTGACCTTGTCAGCCTCATTGGCAGGTGAATGTGTAAATATTCAATTGCATGACAACGGCCAGGGCATTGACGAAGAGATCATCAAAAAAGTCTTTCAACCCTTTTACACCACCGCACGAACCAAGGGCAAAACGGGACTGGGGCTGAGCATCGTTCACAATTTGGTGGTGCACAGGCTGAATGGCAGCATTGAATACGCCGAAGGGTGTCCTGGAGAGCACGATAAAGGCACCTGCTGCCTATTGACGCTGCCTGTTAGTCTGACCAGTGGCCCAACCTAA
- a CDS encoding sensor domain-containing diguanylate cyclase yields MIAVLNKQTRINVLYSMLTVATVLGLIGSLVLSWFWNMQSLENEFESEANVISQYVREKMAQNETLLVGLYTYFKDKPNLEIQSARHYASIMASRFSHVHMFQAAQFVSQEDWGYYSALMDSQGEEPTLLQLVDGEGLVRRTELQGEQSIPVIMVEPTFLASQLGLDLSTIDFIANHFPEQLSEQIVLTEPFLLLDDEPVMVMMQTVLQQQRPQFLSILVVKVSDLLPTVNDDWNLSVNLNAVVGEQRFGVVGQSAAYGSGSHVLKWLPPLQLSREIPFRDYALELNFDRQVIWSDIKWGWFVVVALALIVLPTLYRQMFTIHSRFEALEEAQRQQLYQKANYDTLTGLPNRYHFEEYANRLLSTAERTKASVALLFLDLNGFKAINDQLGHDTGDYVLEQVGNQLLEDLRRGDMAARIGGDEFVVIIDPVASIEQLLVIIERLRATVDAVNGSRIEPLSVSASIGFAYTDAHGYELEELMRIADNAMYEEKRRHKSKH; encoded by the coding sequence ATGATCGCAGTTCTGAACAAACAAACGCGCATCAATGTGCTGTACAGCATGTTAACCGTCGCCACGGTCTTGGGGCTTATCGGGTCGCTGGTGTTGTCCTGGTTTTGGAATATGCAAAGCCTGGAAAATGAGTTTGAGTCAGAAGCCAATGTTATCAGCCAATATGTACGCGAAAAGATGGCACAAAACGAAACGCTGCTGGTGGGTCTGTACACTTACTTTAAGGACAAACCAAATCTGGAGATTCAATCAGCGCGTCACTACGCCAGCATCATGGCCAGTCGGTTTTCCCATGTACATATGTTTCAAGCGGCGCAGTTTGTGAGCCAGGAAGACTGGGGGTACTACAGCGCGTTGATGGACTCGCAGGGCGAGGAACCCACCCTATTACAGCTGGTGGATGGCGAAGGGTTAGTGCGACGTACCGAGTTGCAAGGCGAGCAGTCCATTCCAGTGATTATGGTGGAGCCGACGTTTCTGGCGTCCCAGTTAGGTTTGGATTTGAGCACCATAGACTTTATTGCCAATCACTTTCCTGAACAGTTAAGCGAGCAGATCGTATTAACCGAACCGTTTTTGTTATTGGATGACGAGCCGGTGATGGTGATGATGCAAACCGTACTGCAGCAGCAGCGGCCCCAGTTTCTTTCTATTTTGGTGGTGAAGGTCAGTGACCTACTCCCCACCGTCAATGACGACTGGAACTTAAGCGTTAACCTAAATGCCGTGGTAGGCGAGCAGCGCTTTGGGGTTGTGGGTCAGTCAGCGGCGTATGGTTCGGGTAGCCATGTGCTGAAGTGGCTACCGCCACTGCAGCTCAGCCGCGAGATTCCATTTCGAGACTACGCCTTGGAGCTGAACTTTGACCGGCAAGTGATCTGGTCGGACATCAAATGGGGATGGTTTGTCGTCGTGGCGCTGGCCCTGATCGTGCTGCCGACCCTATACCGACAAATGTTCACCATTCATTCCCGGTTTGAAGCCTTGGAAGAGGCACAGCGGCAGCAGCTGTACCAGAAAGCCAATTACGACACCCTCACCGGCTTGCCCAATCGCTATCATTTTGAAGAGTACGCCAACCGCCTGCTGTCGACCGCAGAGCGCACCAAAGCCAGCGTGGCACTGTTATTTTTAGACCTCAACGGATTTAAAGCCATTAATGACCAGCTCGGGCATGACACGGGGGATTACGTGCTGGAACAGGTGGGCAATCAGCTGCTAGAAGACCTGCGCCGCGGCGATATGGCGGCGCGTATTGGCGGTGATGAATTTGTGGTGATAATCGACCCCGTTGCCAGCATCGAACAGCTGTTGGTTATTATTGAACGCTTGCGCGCCACGGTGGATGCTGTCAACGGCAGTCGAATTGAACCGCTATCTGTGTCGGCCAGCATTGGCTTTGCCTACACTGACGCTCATGGTTATGAGTTGGAAGAGTTGATGCGCATTGCAGACAATGCCATGTACGAAGAAAAACGCCGACACAAATCGAAGCATTAG
- the uvrC gene encoding excinuclease ABC subunit UvrC — MSQFDIPAFLSTLTRRAGVYRMYDDAAELLYVGKAKNLKNRVSSYFRARGLNAKTVALVARIARIEITVTGSEAEALLLEQTLIKQHRPPFNILLKDDKSYPYLHLSQHPFPRLSYRRGKRRGDGRFFGPYPNSGAVREALNHMQKLFLLRSCEDSYFNHRSRPCLQYEIQRCSGPCVGKISQADYQRDTEHAVLFVQGKSRELMSALQQDMEQASETLQFERAAELRDQIDLVRRIQEKQHVEAEKGDADAWAWADWQGIECLHRLSFRRGRLVNSQNFFPDNPAGLDVSELMAEYLGQFYLGGHAPEGVPRDIIVDIDSELMESVVAALELSQQRRCYHVRGVRGQPRQWLHMAQENARAGAQNQLSAAQAAKQKLLDVQALLKLPETPRRIECFDISHSQGEATFASCVVYDQDGLNKSRYRRFAIKGVAAGDDYAALEQAVRRHLTRLQEQQDCPDLLLIDGGKGQIGRIQTLLDEMGLGTIHAFGISKGETRKSGWEFLWSAGVAQPIVPDAHNDGFRLLQWVRDESHRFAITGHRKARAKSRGQSGIEALPGVGPKRRKALLLHFGSLKNMTGAAREEIARVPGISKKLADQIFAHLHGEAQE, encoded by the coding sequence ATGAGTCAGTTCGATATTCCCGCCTTTCTTAGCACCCTCACTCGCCGTGCGGGTGTTTATCGCATGTACGACGATGCAGCGGAGCTGCTGTACGTTGGCAAGGCCAAGAATTTAAAAAACCGGGTATCAAGTTACTTTCGCGCACGCGGTTTGAACGCCAAAACCGTCGCTCTGGTCGCCCGTATTGCGCGCATTGAGATTACCGTGACCGGCAGTGAGGCAGAGGCACTGCTGCTTGAGCAAACGCTGATCAAACAGCATCGACCGCCGTTTAACATCCTGTTAAAAGACGACAAGTCATATCCGTATCTGCACTTATCGCAGCACCCATTCCCCAGGCTCAGCTACCGCCGCGGCAAGCGGCGTGGCGATGGGCGCTTTTTTGGCCCGTATCCGAACTCGGGCGCGGTACGCGAGGCGCTCAACCATATGCAAAAGCTGTTTTTGCTGCGCTCGTGTGAAGACAGTTACTTCAATCATCGCAGCCGCCCGTGTTTGCAATATGAGATCCAGCGCTGCTCTGGCCCGTGTGTGGGCAAAATATCCCAAGCCGATTATCAGCGCGACACCGAACACGCCGTCCTGTTTGTGCAAGGCAAAAGTCGCGAATTAATGTCGGCTTTGCAGCAAGATATGGAACAGGCCTCGGAGACGCTGCAGTTTGAGCGCGCCGCTGAACTGCGCGATCAAATTGATCTGGTACGCCGCATTCAGGAAAAACAGCATGTCGAAGCCGAGAAGGGCGATGCGGATGCATGGGCATGGGCCGATTGGCAAGGCATCGAATGTTTGCATCGGTTGAGTTTTCGCCGTGGTCGACTGGTCAACAGTCAAAACTTCTTTCCAGACAACCCGGCAGGCTTGGATGTCAGCGAACTGATGGCCGAGTATTTGGGGCAGTTTTACCTTGGCGGACATGCGCCGGAGGGTGTACCGCGCGACATTATTGTTGATATCGACTCAGAGTTAATGGAGTCGGTGGTAGCGGCACTAGAGTTGTCGCAGCAACGCCGTTGTTATCACGTGCGCGGCGTGCGTGGCCAGCCTCGGCAATGGTTGCACATGGCGCAGGAGAACGCTCGCGCCGGGGCGCAAAATCAACTGTCAGCGGCGCAGGCCGCTAAACAAAAGCTGCTCGATGTGCAGGCGCTGTTGAAGTTGCCAGAAACGCCCAGGCGCATTGAGTGCTTTGACATCTCTCACTCTCAAGGTGAAGCTACCTTTGCCTCCTGCGTGGTGTACGATCAAGACGGGCTGAACAAAAGCCGTTACCGGCGCTTTGCCATCAAAGGCGTCGCGGCGGGCGACGATTATGCCGCCCTTGAGCAGGCCGTCAGGCGTCACTTGACGCGATTGCAAGAGCAGCAGGATTGTCCGGATTTGTTGTTGATTGATGGCGGTAAAGGGCAAATCGGTCGCATACAGACGTTGCTCGACGAGATGGGACTTGGCACCATTCACGCTTTCGGCATTTCCAAAGGCGAAACGCGCAAGTCCGGCTGGGAGTTTTTATGGTCGGCCGGTGTAGCGCAACCCATCGTGCCAGATGCTCACAACGATGGCTTTCGACTGTTGCAATGGGTGCGCGACGAATCGCACCGTTTCGCCATCACTGGCCACCGCAAAGCGCGGGCTAAAAGCCGCGGTCAGTCGGGGATTGAAGCCTTGCCGGGAGTTGGGCCCAAACGTCGCAAAGCGCTGTTATTGCATTTCGGTAGTTTAAAAAACATGACCGGTGCCGCGCGGGAAGAAATTGCTCGCGTTCCTGGCATCAGTAAAAAACTGGCAGACCAGATTTTCGCTCACCTGCACGGTGAAGCACAGGAGTAA